The genomic segment CGAAGCTGTGTGCGCAGAGCTCTCCTGATTCTCTCAGAGCACTCTGCCTCAGTAAACGCTGTCCTTGCTTCATGTAATGCTGGAATGTGCTGTCCTACCCATTTACTCATGGTAGTGCCCTCCAGGGAAGGTGGTTTATCAACCAGCACAGAAGGTAGGTTCGGGTTTTGTCCAAACACCAGCTGGTATGGACTAAATCCATGCACATTGTGCATTGTATTCTTTGCCATCAAGGCCCAATCTAGGGCTGTTTTCCAGTCACAAACACTGCTTTTCTTCACTTTTAACAGGATCTCTGTAAGGGTCTGGTTATGTCTTTCCATCAATCCATTACTCCATGGACTGTAGGCAgcagtggttttcacttcaataTTAAAGTTCTCAGCCATGTCCCTCATTTCCTCGTTATTGAATTCACCTCCATTGTCACAACAAATCTTAGATGGGGCTCCATGAACACTCACCCAGGAATGAATAAAGTGCCTCACAATTTcactggatttttttgttgtaacaatgctacCAGCACTGAACCTGGTGAAGTGATCAATCATGTGGAGGTACCACACATTTGGTTCTAGCTCGTGTAGATctaatgccacagtttcattgTATGTTGAAGCCATTGGTAGACCAACTGATGGCTTTGGTTTGGGCTTGTTGTACTTGAGACATGTTTCACAGCTACTTACGATGTCATTCAGAATAGTAACACTCTCATCATCATTACTTCCAGCACTAATTAGTACTTTTTTGACTTTATCAACTGAGGCATGTCCAAACTGCTTGTGAAGTTTCACCAATACTTTGAGTTTTTCATCTTTACTCATGCCATCTCTTATGGCCAGAACTTCATCAGTTGGAGGTTCATTCTCACGGGTGGCTGTGCAATCTCGGTCCACTATGTTTACACAGTAGTGTCCTGAGGATGTAATCTCAAGAGGCTCTGGTTTCTGAAACATTGTGGCTTTATCATTCTCAATGTCAAGCACTGCTTTTGCCCTCTTAAGTGACGTTTTACTTAGTAGTAAAGGAATGTTCACTGAGACCACCTCAGTCTCTATGTGGCACCTGGTTTGTCCTATTTTTGCTGggacttttactttttttatggaaTGAACAACTTGTCCATCACCAAACTTAAAAGCTCTTCTACTCTgtgtattttcaatttttttcttgtCACTCTCCTTCAGTGTATGAATGTAATTCTTCAGCCATTTGTCACCACAGACTGTTCTGGTGCATGCAGTGTCAATTACAGCTGAACCTAAGGTTTCTACCATGAATATTTCAGCATCAGAAAGTGACTCTTTAGAAAACAATGTAACATTGCACTCTTCAATTGTTTCTGTCTCTGCATTTTCCTCTGTCATTTTTACATGTTCAGCCTTATTTGGGCAGTCCTTAGCCCAGTGAAATGTACTCTGGCAAATAGCGCACTTAGATCTTCTGCCAAACCCATCCAGTGGGTTTGAGCCAGTCAATGGCGCCCTCTTTTGGTCGGGTTGGGAACGAAATTTCCTTCCGTCTCTTTTCCTTTGATCCACATAAAAAGCAACATCTTCGCGCGTGTGAATTCCCCCGCTGCATGTGGGCGGCTGCACATTGTCTCCAAACATCCTTTTTAAAGCTGACTTCATGCTTGCAAATGTAAGTGTTGAACAAGCTGTAAGCGCGAGCTGTTTATCTTTAACATCGAGACAGGCTGTATCCAACAACTTGAATGCCAAAACAGCCATGTcaaatttgcacattttgttgtaCCTCTGCTCGAACTGAACGATGTAATCCACCATGGAAACGTCGTTTTCTCTCCGAATCTTGTCAAAGTCCGTGTAGGCATCATAAGCTCTGTCCTTTTCTTCTTTTAAGAATACATTATCCAGTGCCTTTACAAGGGTCTtcatcccgtcatctttgttcaaATCATCCGCAGGTCTTTCCAAAGCTGTATCTCTAGCTCTCCCCCTCAGTGAGAGAGCAACAGCTAATGCTTGTTTCTCCTTATCCAGATCGGTAACACGTATCCACATTTCAACCTCATTTTTCCAGCTCTCATATGACTTCTTTTCTTCAAACGCAGGAGGGACTCAGTAGTTAGCGTTGTTAGACATCCTCTGCTACCacgacaaccttcttctttttaGACCTATACTTTACTGAGGGAACACAAGAACAAACTggccactgccgttcacataacagactaaacaccggagcccgcgcatagagcaatgcatgctgggaattaccgtaaatacactaaaagagtgtaccataataatgcgcaatgcaaaaacagaacatttacaatGACGTCTGCTCTTTTTAGTCCTCCTTCACTTCATGCACACCTGCTCTTTGTAGTCCTCCTTCACTTCATGCACACCTGCTCTTTTTAGTCCTCCTTCACTTCATGCACACCTGCTCTTTTTAGTCCTCCTTCACTTCATGCACACCTGCTCTTTTTAGTCCTCCTTCACTTCATGCACACCTGCTCTTTTTAGTCCTCCTTCACTTCATGCACACCTGCTCTTTTTAGTCCTCCTTCACTTCATGCACACCTGCTCTTTTTAGTCCTCCTTCACTTCATGCACACCTGCTCTTTTTAGTCCTCCTTCACTTCATGCACACCTGCTCTTTGTAGTCCTCCTTCACTTCATGCACACCTGCTCTTTTTAGTCCTCCTTCACTTCATGCACGCCTGCTCTTTTTAGTCCTCCTTCACTTCATGCACACCTGCTCTTTTTAGTCCTCCTTCACTTCATGCACACCTGCTCTTCTTAGTCCTCCTTCACTTCATGCACACCTGCTCTTTTTAGTCCTCCTTCACTTCATGCACACCTGCTCTTCTTAGTCCTCCTTCACTTCATGCACACCTGCTCTTTTTAGTCCTCCTTCACTTCATGCACACCTGCTCTTTTTAGTCCTCCTTCACTTCATGCACACCTGCTCTTTTTAGTCCTCCTTCACTTCATGCACGCCTGCTCTTTTTAGTCCTCCTTCACTTCATGCACACCTGCTCTTTTTAGTCCTCCTTCACTTCATGCACACCTGCTCTTCTTAGTCCTCCTTCACTTCATGCACACCTGCTCTTTTTAGTCCTCCTTCACTTCATGCACACCTGCTCTTTTTAGTCCTCCTTCACTTCATGCACACCTGCTCTTCTTAGTCCTCCTTCACTTCATGCACACCTGCTCTTTTTAGTCCTCCTTCACTTCATGCACACCTGCTCTTTTTAGTCCTCCTTCACTTCATGCACACCTGCTCTTCTTAGTCCTCCTTCACTTCATGCACACCTGCTCTTTTTAGTCCTCCTTCACTTCATGCACACCTGCTCTTTTTAGTCCTCCTTCACTTCATGCACACCTGCTCTTTTTAGTCCTCCTTCACTTCATGCACAACCTGCTCTTTTTAGTCCTCCTTCACTTCATGCACACCTGCTCTTTTTAGTCCTCCTTCACTTCATGCACACCTGCTCTTTTTAGTCCTCCTTCACTTCATGCACACCTGCTCTTTTTAGTCCTCCTTCACTTCATGCACACCTGCTCTTTTTAGTCCTCCTTCACTTCATGCACACCTGCTCTTTTTAGTCCTCCTTCACTTCATGCACACCTGCTCTTTTTAGTCCTCCTTCACTTCATGCACACCTGCTCTTTGTAGTCCTCCTTCACTTCATGCACACCTGCTCTTTTTAGTCCTCCTTCACTTCATGCACACCTGCTCTTCTTAGTCCTCCTTCACTTCATGCACACCTGCTCTTTTTAGTCCTCCTTCACTTCATGCACACCTGCTCTTCTTAGTCCTCCTTCACTTCATGCACACCTGCTCTTTTTAGTCCTCCTTCACTTCATGCACACCTGCTCTTTTTAGTCCTCCTTCACTTCATGCACACCTGCTCTTTTTAGTCCTCCTTCACTTCATGCACACCTGCTCTTTTTAGTCCTCCTTCACTTCATGCACACCTGCTCTTTTTAGTCCTCCTTCACTTCATGCACACCTGCTCTTTTTAGTCCTCCTTCACTTCATGCACACCTGCTCTTTTTAGTCCTCCTTCACTTCATGCACACCTGCTCTTTTTAGTCCTCCTTCACTTCATGCACACCTGCTCTTTGTAGTCCTCCTTCACTTCATGCACACCTGCTCTTTGTAGTCCTCCTTCACTTCATGCACACCTGCTCTTTTTAGTCCTCCTTCACTTCCTGCACACCTGCTCTTTTTAGTCCTCCTTCACTTCATGCACACCTGCTCTTTTTAGTCCTCCTTCACTTCATGCACACCTGCTCTTTGTAGTCCTCCTTCACTTCATGCACACCTGCTCTTTTTAGTCCTCCTTCACTTCATGCACACCTGCTCTTTTTAGTCCTCCTTCACTTCCTGCACACCTGCTCTTTTTAGTCCTCCTTCACTTCATGCACACCTGCTCTTTGTAGTCCTCCTTCACTTCCTGCACACCTGCTCTTTTTAGTCCTCCTTCACTTCATGCACACCTGCTCTTCTTAGTCCTCCTTCACTTCATGCACACCTGCTCTTTTTAGTCCTCCTTCACTTCATGCACACCTGCTCTTTGTAGTCCTCCTTCACTTCATGCACACCTGCTCTTTTTAGTCCTCCTTCACTTCATGCACACCTGCTCTTTGTAGTCCTCCTTCACTTCATATAAAAGTATTTGACTTTGAAGATGTTATGGAACATAATAGAGTATcaactaacaaaataaaacataacgTCAGTTACTTTGCTGAGTAACTCATTACTTTCACAATAAGGTAACTGAGTTACTACCTACAGAAGTAATCTGTAACTAATTACTTTTTGACCTGTCACCTCTTTTGAAAATGCTTTATTATAATTCATACAGAAAATAGGATATTAGGAGAATCATGTGGAATGGACAATCCCCAGAAAGGAAATAAAACGTTAATATATTCTCACCTTCAatcatgtgtgaggatgtttacttgtttacttgtgtgaggatgtttacatgtgtgaggatgtttacttgtttacatgtgtgaggatgtttacttgtttacttgtgtgaggatgtttacatgtgtgaggatgtttacatgtgtgaggatgtttacttgtttacatgtgtgaggatgtttacatgtgtaaggatgtttacttgtttacatgtgtgaggatgtttacatgtgtgaggatgtttacttgtttacatgtgtgaggatgtttacatgtgtgaggatgtttacttgtttacatgtgtgaggatgtttacttgtttacatgtgtgaggatgtttacttgtttacatgtgtgaggatgtttacatgtgtgaggatgtttacttgtttacatgtgtgaggatgtttacttgtttacttgtgtgaggatgtttacatgtgtgaggatgtttacatgtgtgaggatgtttacttgtttacatgtgtgaggatgtttacatgtgtaaggatgtttacttgtttacatgtgtgaggatgtttacatgtgtgaggatgtttacttgtttacatgtgtgaggatgtttacatgtgtgaggatgtttacttgtttacatgtgtgaggatgtttacttgtttacttgtgtgaggatgtttacatgtgtgaggatgtttacttgtttacatgtgtgaggatgtttacatgtgtgaggatgtttacttgtttacatgtgtgaggatgtttacttgtttacatgtgtgaggatgtttacatgtgtgaggatgtttacttgtttacatgtgtgaggatgtttacatgtgtgaggatgtttacttgtttacatgtgtgaggatgtttacatgtgtgaggatgtttacttgtttacatgtgtgagggatgtttacttgtttacatgtgtgaggatgtttacatgtgtgaggatgtttacatgtgtgaggatgtttacttgtttacttgtgtgaggatgtttacatgtgtgaggatgtttacttgtttacatgtgtgaggatgtttacatgtgtgaggatgtttacttgtttacatgtgtgaggatgtttacatgtgtgaggatgtttacttgtttacatgtgtgaggatgtttacatgtgtgaggatgtttacatgtgtgaggatgtttacttgtttacatgtgtgaggatgtttacatgtgtgaggatgtttacttgtttacatgtgtgaggatgtttacatgtgtgaggatgtttacttgtttacatgtgtgaggatgtttacatgtgtgaggatgtttacatgtgtgaggatgtttacttgtttacatgtgtgaggatgtttacatgtgtgaggatgtttacatgtgtgaggatgtttacttgtttacttgtgtgaggatgtttacatgtgtgaggatgtttacttgtttacatgtgtgaggatgtttacatgtgtgaggatgtttacttgtttacatgtgtgaggatgtttacatgtgtgaggatgtttacttgtttacatgtgtgaggatgtttacatgtgtgaggatgtttacatgtgtgaggatgtttacttgtttacatgtgtgaggatgtttacatgtgtgaggatgtttacttgtttacatgtgtgaggatgtttacatgtgtgaggatgtttacttgtttacatgtgtgaggatgtttacatgtgtgaggatgtttacttgtttacatgtgtgaggatgtttacatgtgtgaggatgtttacttgtttacatgtgtgaggatgtttacatgtgtgaggatgtttacatgtgtgaggatgtttacatgtgtgaggatgtttacatgtgtgaggatgtttacttgtttacatgtgtgaggatgtttacatgtgtgaggatgtttacttgtttacatgtgtgaggatgtttacatgtgtgaggatgtttacatgtgtgaggatgtttacttgtttacatgtgtgaggatgtttacatgtgtgaggatgtttacatgtgtgaggatgtttacttctttacatgtgtgaggatgtttacttgtttacatgtgtgaggatgtttacatgtgtgaggatgtttacatgtgtgaggatgtttacttgtttacatgtgtgaggatgtttacatgtgtgaggatgtttacttgtgtgaggatgtttacatgtgtgaggatgtttacttgtttacatgtgtgaggatgtttacttgtttacatgtgtgaggatgttgtttacatgtgtgaggatgtttacttgtttacatgtgtgaggatgtttacatgtgtgaggatgtttacttgtttacatgtgtgaggatgtttacttgtttacatgtgtgaggatgtttacttgtttacatgtgtgaggatgtttacttgtttacatgtgtgaggatgtttacttgtttacttgtgtgaggatgtttacatgtgtgaggatgtttacatgtgtgaggatgtttacatgtgtgaggatgtttacatgtgtgaggatgtttacttctttacatgtgtgaggatgtttacatgtgtgaggatgtttacttctttacatgtgtgaggatgtttacatgtgtgaggatgtttacttctttacatgtgtgaggatgtttacatgtgtgaggatgtttacttctttacatgtgtgaggatgtttacatgtgtgaggatgtttacatgtgtgaggatgtttacatgtgtgaggatgtttacatgtgtgaggatgtttacttctttacatgtgtgaggatgtttacatgtgtgaggatgtttacttgtttacatgtgtgaggatgtttacatgtgtgaggatgtttacttgtttacatgtgtgaggatgtttacatgtgtgaggatgtttacttgtttacttgtgtgaggatgtttacatgtgtgaggatgtttacttgtttacatgtgtgaggatgtttacttgtttacatgtgtgaggatgtttacttgtttacatgtgtgaggatgtttacttgtttacatgtgtgaggatgtttacatgtgtgaggatgtttacttgtttacatgtgtgaggatgtttacttgtttacatgtgtgaggatgtttacatgtgtgaggatgtttacttgtttacttgtgtgaggatgtttacatgtgtgaggatgtttacttgtttacttgtgtgaggatgtttacttgtgtgaggatgtttacatgtgtgaggatgtttacttgtgtgaggatgtttacttgtgtgaggatgtttacatgtgtgaggatgtttacttgtttacttgtgtgaggatgtttacatgtgtgaggatgtttacatgtgtgaggatgtttacttgtgtgaggatgtttacatgtgtgaggatgtttacttgtttacttgtgtgaggatgtttacatgtgtgaggatgtttacatgtgtgaggatgtttacatgtgtgaggatgtttacttgtttacttgtgtgaggatgtttacatgtgtgaggatgtttacttgtttacttgtgtgaggatgtttacatgtgtgaggatgtttacatgtgtgaggatgtttacatgtgtgaggatgtttatttgtgtgaggatgtttacatgtgtgaggatgtttacatgtgtgaggatgtttacatgtgtgaggatgtttacatgtgtgaggatgtttacttgtgtgaggatgtttacttgtgtgaggatgtttacatgtgtgaggatgtttacatgtgtgaggatgtttacttgtgtgaggatgtttacatgtgtgaggatgtttacatgtgtgaggatgtttacatgtgtgaggatgtttacttgtgtgaggatgtttacatgtgtgaggatgtttacatgtgtgaggatgtttacttgtgtgaggatgtttacatgtgtgaggatgtttacttgtgtgaggatgtttacatgtgtgaggatgtttacttgtgtgaggatgtttacatgtgtgaggatgtttacatgtgtgaggatgtttacttgtgtgaggatgtttacatgtgtgaggatgtttacatgtgtgaggatgtttacttgtgtgaggatgtttacatgtgtgaggatgtttacatgtgtgaggatgtttacttgtgtgaggatgtttacatgtgtgaggatgtttacatgtgtgaggatgtttacttgtgtgaggatgtttacatgtgtgaggatgtttacatgtgtgaggatgtttacatgtgtgaggatgtttacatgtgtgaggatgtttacttgtgtgaggatgtttacatgtgtgaggatgtttacttgtgtgaggatgtttacatgtgtgaggatgtttacatgtgtgaggatgtttacttgtgtgaggatgtttacatgtgtgaggatgtttacatgtgtgaggatgtttacatgtgtgaggatgtttacatgtgtgaggatgtttacatgtgtgaggatgtttacttgtgtgaggatgtttacatgtgtgaggatgtttacttgtgtgaggatgtttacatgtgtgaggatgtttacatgtgtgaggatgtttacttgtgtgaggatgtttacatgtgtgaggatgtttacttgtgtgaggatgtttacatgtgtgaggatgtttacttgtgtgaggatgtttacatgtgtgaggatgtttacatgtgtgaggatgtttacttgtgtgaggatgtttacatgtgtgaggatgtttacatgtgtgaggatgtttacttgtgtgaggatgtttacatgtgtgaggatgtttacttgtgtgaggatgtttacatgtgtgaggatgtttacttgtgtgaggatgtttacatgtgtgaggatgtttacatgtgtgaggatgtttacttgtgtgaggatgtttacatgtgtgaggatgtttacatgtgtgaggatgtttacttgtgtgaggatgtttacatgtgtgaggatgtttacatgtgtgaggatgtttacttgtgtgaggatgtttacatgtgtgaggatgtttacatgtgtgaggatgtttacttgtgtgaggatgtttacatgtgtgaggatgtttacatgtgtgaggatgtttacatgtgtgaggatgtttacatgtgtgaggatgtttacttgtgtgaggatgtttacatgtgtgaggatgtttacttgtgtgaggatgtttacatgtgtgaggatgtttacatgtgtgaggatgtttacttgtgtgaggatgtttacatgtgtgaggatgtttacatgtgtgaggatgtttacatgtgtgaggatgtttacatgtgtgaggatgtttacatgtgtgaggatgtttacttgtgtgaggatgtttacatgtgtgaggatgtttacttgtgtgaggatgtttacatgtgtgaggatgtttacatgtgtgaggatgtttacttgtgtgaggatgtttacatgtgtgaggatgtttacttgtgtgaggatgtttacatgtgtgaggatgtttacttgtgtgaggatgtttacatgtgtgaggatgtttacttgtgtgaggatgtttacatgtgtgaggatgtttacttgtgtgaggatgtttacatgtgtgaggatgtttacatgtgtgaggatgtttacatgtgtgaggatgtttacatgtgtgaggatgtttacttgtgtgaggatgtttacatgtgtgaggatgtttacatgtgtgaggatgtttacatgtgtgaggatgtttacatgtgtgaggatgtttacttgtgtgaggatgtttacatgtgtgaggatgtttacatgtgtgaggatgtttacatgtgtgaggatgtttacttgtgtgaggatgtttacatgtgtgaggatgtttacttgtgtgaggatgtttacatgtgtgaggatgtttacatgtgtgaggatgtttacatgtgtgaggatgtttacttgtgtgaggatgtttacttgtgtgaggatgtttacttgtgtgaggatgtttacatgtgtgaggatgtttacatgtgtgaggatgtttacatgtgtgaggatgtttacttgtgtgaggatgtttacttgtgtgaggatgtttacttgtgtgaggatgtttacttgtgtgaggatgtttacatgtgtgaggatgtttacatgtgtgaggatgtttacatgtgtgaggatgtttacttgtgtgaggatgtttacttgtgtgaggatgtttacttgtgtgaggatgtttacatgtgtgaggatgtttacatgtgtgaggatgtttacatgtgtgaggatgtttacttgtgtgaggatgtttacatgtgtgaggatgtttacatgtgtgaggatgtttacatgtgtgaggatgtttacttgtgtgaggatgtttacttgtttgaggatgtttacttgtttACATGTTTGGATTGTTGATGAAGCCCATGTAGAAGATGAGTGTTTCCAAGTCCTGAGCAAGTCTTGTGTCTTGTGTGCACCTCCAGGCAGTCGTGGCCCACCAGAGTGGACGTCCACCAGGATGTCAGCGACGGCTTGGGTGGTCCGGCCATCTCACACCCTGGGGGGCCTCAGTCCCCCGCCCGCAGTGCCGAGAGCCTCCACAAGGGCCCCCGGCCCAAAACGGCTCTGCCCGACCTGAGTCAGAGGCAGGACCAGGACAAGGGTCTGCGGCCTGTGTCCAAGCACTCTCTGAGACTGACCTCGGGGGGGCCCTGCAAGACCCGCAGCCCCAGCCTTTTTAGCGTGGAggaagacgaggaggaggagggggaggaccGACGTCTGTCCCCCTCTGGTGCCTCCGCCCAAGTGGTGCTGCGCTGCAAAGCCTCCTCCACCCGCACCCGCCTGACTTCCCGCATGAGCGCCCCCGTCCTCAATCAGATCCACGAGGAGGAGAAAGGGGAGGAGGATGAAGAGGACTTGACCAGACCCAGACCCAGCCTCAGCCTCAAACTCAACTCCAGAGTCCCCTCCCCCGACACCGCCCTGACCCCTGACCACTCGGAGGCCGGCGACGACAACACGGAGAGCGTGCGCTTGTCGGACGCCGCCGGGGACGGGGTGGGTAACGAGGACGGCGAGAAATGTGGGGCGGGCCCGGGAAGCCCCTCCCACTGCACCAGTCCCGGGTCAGCTTCTGGCCAAGGGAAAGGCTCGGCCAAAAGTTCCAGTGGCCTGGTCGAAAGCCTCAAACTGATGAGTTTGTGCCTCAGCTCTCAGTTCCACAACCTGACCGGCGGCGCCGGGGTCGGGACGCCCGGAAACGGCGCAGGCGGCATCGGCGGGGACCCTCAGGAGCGCCCCGTGTGGAGGATGTGCGTGGGCGGATCCACGGGCAGCCTGGATAAAGTCTCGCTCCTGGGGGGGCCGTCGCCCCGGGGGAACCTCTACCAGCAGCCGCCCCCTTTAGGGGAGGCCCTGGTGGACCCGCTGCTGGAGGGCTCCTGCTCGGGGACGCTGATGCTGGGGGAGCTGGACCTGGCCCGGGAGAACCACAGGAACATGAAGAACCGAGCCCTGCAGATGAGTGACAAGACTCTGGCTGTCAACATGCACCGTGGCCCCAAGGAGGGGCTCCTgtgcacccccaccccccacagctgCTGCCAGGTCATCTAGGGGCCACCCACACAACATGGACTATTACACTACATACACAACATGGACTATTACACTACATACAC from the Entelurus aequoreus isolate RoL-2023_Sb linkage group LG20, RoL_Eaeq_v1.1, whole genome shotgun sequence genome contains:
- the snrka gene encoding SNF-related serine/threonine-protein kinase, encoding MAGLKRHHDGKIAGLYDLDKTLGRGHFAVVKLARHVFTGERVAVKVIDKTKLDPVARGHLFQEVRCMKLVQHPNVVRLYEVIDTATKLYLILELGDGGDMYDCIMKHEGGLTEEVSKCYFAQIVHAISYCHRLHVVHRDLKPENVVFFEKQGVVKLTDFGFSNRFQPGKKLNTSCGSLAYSAPEILLGDEYDAPAVDIWSLGVILFMLVCGQPPFQEANDSETLTMIMDCKYTVPTHISAACRDLIGHMLQRDPKKRATLEQIESHEWLQGVDPSPATKMSTPLVSHRSLLEEEHGSIIQRMVLGGIADRDAITEALESDQYDQITATYFLLAERMLRDRQEKEQHSQTRSPSPSKAQFRQSWPTRVDVHQDVSDGLGGPAISHPGGPQSPARSAESLHKGPRPKTALPDLSQRQDQDKGLRPVSKHSLRLTSGGPCKTRSPSLFSVEEDEEEEGEDRRLSPSGASAQVVLRCKASSTRTRLTSRMSAPVLNQIHEEEKGEEDEEDLTRPRPSLSLKLNSRVPSPDTALTPDHSEAGDDNTESVRLSDAAGDGVGNEDGEKCGAGPGSPSHCTSPGSASGQGKGSAKSSSGLVESLKLMSLCLSSQFHNLTGGAGVGTPGNGAGGIGGDPQERPVWRMCVGGSTGSLDKVSLLGGPSPRGNLYQQPPPLGEALVDPLLEGSCSGTLMLGELDLARENHRNMKNRALQMSDKTLAVNMHRGPKEGLLCTPTPHSCCQVI